AATCCACATAATTAAACACATACATTGTTATGTCAGCACATCAAATGCGATATACATGTTACATATTAACGATAGGGGTGAGCAGTCTTAGGTTCGTATAGATTCCACATGTAATTTGGAACCTACCTATTGAAACaagtttatcattttttggatACTAGAACTTACCTTACATACCCTAGAATTTGGAACCTATCCTATCACAAGTTTTACTATTTATCCAAGTTtcacctatattattaattaaacaattgcagtaaattaaaacatttaatgGCCACCATTTATTGTTATAATTCATtgatcataacttatattttaatgcaataaaaatatatacataagtaAAGTAAAAGTTTggtcataaaatggaagctcgGACTAGTGCTCCTaaattatacattcatcatTGAACGGCATAAAATATTGTAGGATCACGTGATGACATAGACTAGGAAAAATAGTTTGGTTACAGATTTCAGGTTGTAGATTCTAGATTCCTTCAACCAAGAACTTAGAACATACTCGTTAAAACAGAgtcctcattttttgaaacttgaaatctaCTCCGCATAtcttagaacttggaacctatatGTTTTTACCGGTCCGATTCTCAGGTTTCATTTTACACCGGAACCATGCTTACCCTTAATTAACGAGTTTTTAATGGTTAACATTTCTAATGGGTCACAACACCTTTACCGATAGATTCGTCAATCATATTACATGTCACCCATTAAAAATTTTCTccgatttttattttgtaaagaAAGGTTCTTAAATTTTTCCATCTAATATTCCAACAATACGTTCTCTTACAACCGTAGAGGCAAAAAGAAACGTAAATGATAAAGTGAAAGTTAGATGATGTTACATCGACTGTGGAGCCACTTATAATGTtcaaaaaaggtaaagtggagtTCTTTGTCCTCACTAAGATAAATTGACTTTCATGCTTCTATTAGTTGGGCACAGCAAAAAGCATCTTATATTTGTCTTCGTATATCTGGTGAAAGTGACCTTGCGATACTCTATGTAGCATCGATACGGACACGCGACacacgacacaacacgacacgccgacacgtcatttattaaaaatagagaattccgacacgttatatattaaatatatttttatatataaatgcataaataaataataataaaaatagcctagaattaatttatatgaaaaatactaaataatatcattcattattttaatttgttacaataatacataaaacttagaggaaaaaaacattgtttaaagaaaaatgctgaaatgatatttttaaatttatttatttatcatatatagcattttttacttctttcatagtaaaagacttttaaaaaaactttaaaaaattctaaaaaacaaaactaaaaaaaaaaaaattgaccccgtgtgtgtatatttatagcatttttattacttcttttttgtatatttatattttgacccctcaagtattataaatttttaaaattgaccctgTGCGTGTTGGAATTGCATGTCgaaattctggactcgcgtgttGGAAtgtgtcggagagagttgaccatgtgtcggatttttcgacactcgttgaccacATGTCAAAacgtgtcgggacgtgtcggagcgtgtcggagtgtcggacacgacacgaaggctttcggagagtgtcggtgctagtgtcggtgctacataagTGATACTTGAGATAAAAACAACACTAAGCTTCTTAATATGTAATAtcgttcttaaacttttaatttatttaatgtgatttctaaacttttaaacattttctaaactttagaaataatattaaatatttatgggtagtttatggattatattatataaaatgaaagtttaggaataacattgcacattgaaccaaaatttaaggatcatatcatacatattaaaaatttagggatgaTATTGTACATCAAATCAAAGTTTCAATATCATTTATGTTATTATATCTAGTTGAACGGATAATTATGGGACACCCAAATGATATGCAACTAAGGAGGAAGGATAGGCTGAGACTTGGGAAAGTTGAAACGTGTACGCTTGTCTAGCAAAGTCATACCAGATCATCATAGGTCTTGCTTAAGCTCAAGAACCAACAAGCTCTTATGCTAATCGAGAGTAGTATAGTAACACATGTAATTGGTACATCCTCATCgacaccatcatcatcattaagTGGCGGATGCACAAAATTTTAGCTTAGGAAATGGAGAGATTAATCAAAGATTATAATGAATCCCTAATACAAGGGAGTCATGACATACAATTATCCATAAATTTCACGGATTTTAGAAAATGCTTTATAAGAAATTACATGAAACTATGTTGTTATTAATTGATAAACACTTGATTGTTATAAGGTGATTGCAATTTTCACCTCAATGTTTGCTCGATGCATCTATTTAAGagtaaaaatgacaaaataaccCAAAGTCATCGCTCCCTTTTTTCTCTAATCATCCTTCTCCATCGAGAGCGGACGAGCTCCCCAGTTAAGAATCGGCATCGAACCTAATGAAACTCACGAGCATTGGATCGAACGTTGTGCAAACTATTAGTAACAATCCCAGCGAAAACGAAATTCCAAACCGAGCTAAAATCAAGATGCGAGGACACGCACTCGCACCACTTGCTAAGATTCGTTTTGGAcagattttttctttaatcatgcGGCGGCTTGCTTTCCAATTTTTCCTTCCACAACCTCGTTAATTCCAAATCGAATCGTGGAGGAAAGAATGGACACATTTTCTAGGCGGCAaccaaagaatcaagaaaaatctccgaattattttttctcccttctctctcacgaacgatttaaaaaaaaaaattagaaaaaaaaaatcagaaaaaatctGCTCTCCTGCTAGTCGCGAAGATCGAGACCGTCTCTAGAAATTTCCACTATTCCACGGGAGCGTAGCGAGACAATCATTCGCGTTATCCTCTTCCACCCGAAACCTCCTCCGCCGTTCGGGCCACCGCGCGCGGCGTATCGTCGGCGGCGAGGATGATGTGGGAGGACGCTCTTCCGCAGCACGACGGCGAGCCCGAGCAGGAATCTCGCTTCAACTTCGACTTCTTCTCCCTCCTGTCGAAGCCCAAGGTTAGCCGCCGCGAGCTCCCCGGGGGACCGCGTCCGACGGAGGAACCCCGGCGTTCCCGGCTTTTCTAGGGCTCCTCCTTCCGCGCCCCTCCGGCGTCGTCTGATTTTGGTGCTCCTTCTTGTGTTGTGCAGGACTATTATAAGATACTGGAGGTGGATTACGATGCCTCGGAGGACGCGATCCGGTCTAATTACATCCGGCTTGCGCTGGtccgtgatttttttttctttttcttttggggctgTCGGCGATGGTTTGGTTGCTATGTCGTTGCTATTGGTTCGCCGTTTGCTGCGAATTGCTGAATTTGGTGTTTTGATTCGTTTTTAGCTAATCCATCTATTATCCGCAAGCTAAAAGAGAGAGTTTTTGAGGCCACGAGGCTGTAATTCTTAGTTTCCGGTCGCAATTAGCTCGCTGTTTGTTGCAATTCTTGGTTTGTTGCATTCGTGAGGATCGTTTAGAGAGCTgcattctgattgtatgggatGGGGAGTTTCTGTATCTTTGTATTGGTCTCTTACGGATCGCTTCGTGGTGCAGAAATGGCATCCGGACAAACAAAAAGGTCAGGACGATGCGACTTCGAGGTTTCAAGAGATAAATGAAGCGTACCAGGGTCAGTTCAATTCTCTGTCTCCTTGTGCGTTTGTCGTGTCATCTCACTCTAGCTTTAGTTCTTAGAAACTGCTCAGTGGTTTGTGTTTTCTATGCATTTTGCCTTTGTATTTTGATTATGGAACTAGGCAAGTGGTATGCCAGCCTCtggcccaaaagaaaagaagttcttGCGTGCCGTTGTTTTTGGGTCTAATGGATCGAGTGCTGGTTACATTTGTGGCTTGAATCAATGAGATTGGTCAATTGGTCCTTGTAGGGGTGTTCTGTGATGATGAAGTCGAGTCAGAGCTGCATTGGAGGAGGATTGGATGTGAAAGTAGTTGATTTCCACTCCGTAGATCAATGGTACTAGTCCAGGAAACGTTGGCAATAGTCTGGAATACCAGAACTGAGCAGTCGGTGCAAAGTATGCAACTTGCGGCTAGGTTAGACTGGATTGATTGTCGTGGAAAGTAATCATTTGCTCTACAGATATAAATTATCATAACACATGACAATAATGCCAGTGGTTGGTAGAGTGGGTCAGTATGTCCAAGAAACCAGAATTCTGAGTGATGTTATGGAAAGATATCCAGTATCATCAGTTGGCGCGTTAAGCTCGATGTATTTTGACTTTTGTCAGTTTGTATCAATATTTGACTTTCAATGATGCTTCTAAAGATTTTGGCATAGGATTTAATTCGGTTACCAGAGAGTTCAAAAGGGAAGAGTTTGATTTTTGATCATTGATATTGGGGAATCAATTGGACTGATTAGGGTTTCAATAAACGTGGTACAAAATTGGTATCAAAACTATTAAGAACTTAATCTACTCAAGTACTTGGACGGTTATTACTACAGTCTCTTAATAGTGCAgagttcaatttattttaattctcaTCCACTGTAATACAAGGGCCTCCTGTGTCTTTACTAACTTCAACTTGAAAGTGCCATGCCTCATAAAGGGAACTCTTTACTTTTCACTCTGTTGGATTTTCTTGTAACAAAGGAAGAGTTAGTCTTAATAGAATGCATTTTCTGCTCTCATTTGTCCGCCACAGAACTGAGTTTGGTAAGCAGATGATCTAAGCACTGCTGGTGGTGGATCTCTTCATGCAATGAAGATACTTGATTCATGTGGGCTAGTTGATATTTATGTTTTAACATTGTAGAAACTTTTCAAATCATCATTACGAGAACTCTGAGTTGGGTCCTTTGAGAATGAGCATAATAAGTGGTGAAAAAGATAATAGTTTGTTCCATTGTAATCGTTTAGTAATTTATGGGACCTTGATTGTGAGACTAGGCCATTGTTTATGATCTTATCCACATGATAGTTGTTGAATCATGAAAGTTCATAACCACAACAAAGTTTAAATTTTAGGCTTTCATTCAGAGTCTCTTATACGTGGAGCATTTGGTCATTGAGTGGAATTTTAAGTTTGGGTTATTGGTGGTTGATTGATTATGTTTGATAGTAGCAGCAGCTGGATGTGGTTCTAATTGTTTGTTCCATGAATTTGCTTGACAGTTCTTAGTGATCCTGCCAAAAGGAGAGAATATGACACAAAAGGGATGTCACATGTTTATGATTACAATATAGTTGTAAGTTCTGGACTGCATTCTTCATTGGAACAgattaatattttgataaacTTCCTCTGGATTCAATTGGCCTATATAACATTCTTCTACTGCTGCAGGATTACCTTAACCGTTACAAGGGCCTTATATTGACATGTAATGGCTTGGGGATCCGGCAATCAATTTGGTGAGCTAAATGCTTCTGTATCTCTTGAATCACATATAAGGAAGCTCTAGATGCGTGGCATGTATATGTTAGTAGCCACTAGCTTCGGCATGAGAAGGCACTggggatttttattttctttttctattctcagGAGTTGAATCTTCAGTGAGTAATTAGTAGCTTCTGGCTCCTGAGGATGCCAACCCGTATCTTTTCGGAAGGGTAACAAATTTGTGATGTGATCATGTTAGTTGATCATATGAGTCATTTACAGTTGACCTGATTTGTCTGTTGTCTTTCACTCATGAGGCCTATGCTGAGAAGGGTTGTAGTACTGGCATAACGATGGAGTGACTCGACATCTTCCAAAGCGTAGATTCATTTCGCCAGTGTGCATTTGTTGTAGTGCAAGCAAACTCGATAGGTCCACATCTGCATGGTCGGTGATGGTCGAGCGATGTGGAGTGCAAGCTATGCTCACTATTTGCGGCGTGCTGGGCAATTAGACATGGTCTGGGAAACTTGGATCGGTAGTGCCACTGCATTCTGGTTCCCAGTGGATGCGTCCATTGATGTTAGTCACAAGCGAACCAGTCCTGAATTTCAATAGCTCGAACCCTATTGCTGCAATTTATTCTGATCGtccaggaaaaaaagaaaagaaaagggattcCATAGTCTTGTCTTGATCTCATCTTGGCCGTGACATCCCTCCGCTCGCCGTTGTCCCTTGATCTAGGCTGTCTTAACTCGACCCATTTAACTTCGTTTCGCATCGAATGGCATAAATGACAAGCTTGCCGTCTGGGTTCCAAGGAACCGTACCACCAGTTCATCAACGCAAGGCCCCGCCCTGATTTTCGGGCCATGAGGGCCCTCtctttgaaaatgaagaaatgaggaTGCGAATTTATGGCACGACGATCGCACCCGACCAGACCCAATGATGGTTTGTTCAAACCCGGGTTGGGTCATTGTCGAGGCGCGATGTCTG
The sequence above is drawn from the Eucalyptus grandis isolate ANBG69807.140 chromosome 11, ASM1654582v1, whole genome shotgun sequence genome and encodes:
- the LOC104449167 gene encoding chaperone protein DnaJ, producing MMWEDALPQHDGEPEQESRFNFDFFSLLSKPKDYYKILEVDYDASEDAIRSNYIRLALKWHPDKQKGQDDATSRFQEINEAYQVLSDPAKRREYDTKGMSHVYDYNIVDYLNRYKGLILTCNGLGIRQSIW